Below is a genomic region from Sulfurirhabdus autotrophica.
CGGTAAGGCTGCGAGGTGCTGGTTGAGTTAAGTTGACTTTATTGTATGGGACTGTGAGAGGATGCTCAAGTTTTCTTGGGCGATCCACCCTGCCTATGGATTTTGTTTTGCCGGATCAACAGGGGCGGCATTGGGGGTGACGGGCACTACCTCTATGGAAATGGGCTTTTTGTCAGTTGGCAGGCTGCCATTTTTAAGTGGCTTGTCTGTATGGGGTTTTGCCGCATCAATTTCTCGCTGGGCAGCTTCTTTTTTGGCCGCCTCTTCGGCTTTTTTCAGCGCTTCTTCCATTTTTCGTTTGTCTTCTTCAGCCTTTTTTAGGCGCTGTTCCTCTTGCCGCTGAAAAACAATGGCACACACTTTTTTCTCAAACAAATCACCCAGCGAATCGGGAATAATGGGGGAGGCTTCTCCCTCATGATTGGCCACATATTCAATCAGGCTATTATCTGCGGCATAGAGCAGATAACTGATGAGTTTAAGGGTGTGTTCAGTACAATTGATGCGCTCCCGATACAAACCGCTGGTTGCATATTGTGTTTTAGTGGGTTGTGGCTGGCGGAAAACGGCTTTTTTCCAGTAGGTGATTTCATCGCCACCCACGAAAATCTTGGAGCGGTCGTAATAATACTGGTCGCTTCCCGTGCCAACCTGGACGGCCATCCAGTCAGCAGCATGTGCCTGAAAAGAAAGCAGCAGTAAAACCAGTGAGAGTAGTTTCATACGATGCTGCTCTGTGGCTGAATGAAGTCTGTTTCTTTTGTTGTTAATAACTGAGCGGCAATCAGGCCGTTAACAGTGCCGAATAGCAGAGCCGCAGCTGCAAAAATGGGTATTAGGTACGCGATACCTGCGTGAGGAATGAGCCAAAGGTAGACTATGGCCAGCTGGCCGGTAATGTGGGCGAATGAGGCGAAAATACTGTGTGTGACGGGTCCAAATAAGCGTTTGGGTAGCAACTGCATGCACGCTAATGCAACAAGGCTGAGGAGCGCCCCGGATAGACTCAATGCAAATGAGGGGGAAAGAAATGTCCCGAGGATCAGGCTGCCCGCAACCACGCGTAATAAGGAAACCCAAATGGCTGATCGTAAGCCGTATCGCTGCAATACCAGAAGTGTAATGATGTTTGCCAGCCCTGGTTTAATACCGGGCAAGGGTGAGGGAATCGCGGCCTCAGCCACCGAAAGGCCAATAGCCAGTGCAGCCATTTTGGCAATGTGATGATCTTCTGGGGTGGCGATCAGTTTAATTTGCATGATCAGCTTACCGTGCTAGCACGAAGGGAGACACTCAATGTCTGGGTTTGTCTCATAGTGGTGACAAAGCTAGTAGGTAAGTGAGTCATACAATTTTTTTGCGCCTGTGATTTCCAGGCTAACCTGGTTGGGAAGGCAGATGGCAGATTCTCCACTACGGGAAAGCCAGCCTTGTTTAACGCAGTATTGTCGGGGGCTGGGGTCAGAAGCGATTCGCGCACGATGGTTCTGGATGGCGATAATACTGGTTCCCAACGGGCCATTTACGTGGATGGTTTGTTCTTGGAATAAACTGGTTTCAGCAATGATTTTTCCGCCGCTGCGGACAATGACCCTGTTACCGCTGCCACTTTGCCATATGCTGTTGAATAACCATACAACACTTAACATGCCTGCAAGCAAAACCAGCCAGTCACCGGGTTTAACCAGTTTAAGCAAGTTCATGACAGCTCGCGGTGGCGCACCAGCACTTGTTGCTGATCATGAAAGTATTCAGCGAGTTTTTCAGAAAAGTAAACCGAGCGGTGTTGCCCTCCGGTACAGCCGATAGCTACCGTCAGGTAATTGCGATTGTCCCGGATGAAGCAGGGAAGCCACTTTTCAACATAATCGCGAATATCCGTCAGCATGTAATGCGCGTCAGGAATGTTTTCAAGAAACGCGATAACCGGCGCATCTCTTCCGGTTAAGGGCTGCAAGTTTTTGTCGTAATGCGGATTAGGCAGGCAGCGTACATCAAAAACCAGATCCGCATCCAGCGGAATGCCATGCTTGAAACCGAAGGACTGGAATAATAATGTCAATCGTGAGCGGTCCAGCGCGATAATGTCCTTGATCCACGCCCGCAGGGTATTTGAACTCAATTCACTGGTATCGATACGATGCGAAGATTCCCCGATATCATCCAGCATTTCACGTTCCAGCTTGATGCATTCGGTTAATGACCGGTCACCTGTGCTCAGGGGGTGGCGTCGACGTGTTTCGGAAAAGCGTTTGACCAGCGTATCTGTATGCGCTTCCAGAAACAGCACTCGTACATCAATGCCTCTTTGCTTCAATTCTAGGATATGGTGAGGTAGTTGATTCAGGCTCTTGCCACTTCGTACATCAATACTGACAGCGACGTGGTCGTAACCACTTTCATCAAGAAAGTCGATGGTATCCTGCAACAGGCTTGCTGGTAAATTGTCTACGCAGTAGTAACCGCCATCTTCGAGGACATTCAGGGCGATACTCTTGCCGGAACCGGATAATCCGCTAATCAGTATGAGTTGCATTTGGTATGAAGCAGAAAGGGCTTAAAGGTTTTAGGATACTGGAGTTTATTGCTTGTGAAAAGTCTTGCCGGTTAATCTTCTCCTAGAATCATTTGCTGTTGCCGTTCCATAAA
It encodes:
- a CDS encoding surface-adhesin E family protein, with the translated sequence MKLLSLVLLLLSFQAHAADWMAVQVGTGSDQYYYDRSKIFVGGDEITYWKKAVFRQPQPTKTQYATSGLYRERINCTEHTLKLISYLLYAADNSLIEYVANHEGEASPIIPDSLGDLFEKKVCAIVFQRQEEQRLKKAEEDKRKMEEALKKAEEAAKKEAAQREIDAAKPHTDKPLKNGSLPTDKKPISIEVVPVTPNAAPVDPAKQNP
- a CDS encoding Gx transporter family protein, which codes for MQIKLIATPEDHHIAKMAALAIGLSVAEAAIPSPLPGIKPGLANIITLLVLQRYGLRSAIWVSLLRVVAGSLILGTFLSPSFALSLSGALLSLVALACMQLLPKRLFGPVTHSIFASFAHITGQLAIVYLWLIPHAGIAYLIPIFAAAALLFGTVNGLIAAQLLTTKETDFIQPQSSIV
- a CDS encoding NusG domain II-containing protein, producing MNLLKLVKPGDWLVLLAGMLSVVWLFNSIWQSGSGNRVIVRSGGKIIAETSLFQEQTIHVNGPLGTSIIAIQNHRARIASDPSPRQYCVKQGWLSRSGESAICLPNQVSLEITGAKKLYDSLTY
- the rapZ gene encoding RNase adapter RapZ; the encoded protein is MQLILISGLSGSGKSIALNVLEDGGYYCVDNLPASLLQDTIDFLDESGYDHVAVSIDVRSGKSLNQLPHHILELKQRGIDVRVLFLEAHTDTLVKRFSETRRRHPLSTGDRSLTECIKLEREMLDDIGESSHRIDTSELSSNTLRAWIKDIIALDRSRLTLLFQSFGFKHGIPLDADLVFDVRCLPNPHYDKNLQPLTGRDAPVIAFLENIPDAHYMLTDIRDYVEKWLPCFIRDNRNYLTVAIGCTGGQHRSVYFSEKLAEYFHDQQQVLVRHRELS